The window CACGCCCACGGCGGTGTTGATGATCATGGGCCAGATGGAGCAGATGAAGATGGTCCAGATGGCCGCCGGGTTGGCGCCCTTGAAGACCAGCAGACCGATCGGCAGCCACGCCAGGGGCGACACGGGGCGCAGCAGGCTGATGAGCGGGTTGAACATGCGCGACAGGAAGCTGAAGCGCCCGATCACGAAGCCCGCCGGAATGCCCACCAGCGCTGCCATGCCAAAGCCGATGGCCACGCGCTGCAGGCTCATCAGCACGTTCCAGCCCACGCCCTGGTCGTTGGGGCCGTTGCGGTAGAACGGGTTGCTGAACACCTCCAGCGCCTGCAGCCAGGTGTCCTTGGGGCTGGGGATGCTGCCGCCCGTGGTGGTGGAGACCACCGCCCACAGGCCGACGAGCAAGCCCAGGCCACACAGCGGCGGCAGCACGGCCAGCCAGAAGCTGCGCGAGACGGCCGACCAGTCGCGGCCTGTAGCCGCCGTGGTGGCGGGCGCTGCAGGTGCCTTGGGGGCAGATGTTGCAACCTTTTGGCTTCTTGCGTTAGTGGATGTTGCGCTTGTCGCTACAGTATTCATAGCATTCTGTGCGGCCACGGGGGCTGCATCCAACGGGGAGTGAAAGACGGCACTGACCATGGTTTTCTCCTGTGCAGGGCTTGCTGGCTGGGTGGTCGGGCGGGCGCTGGGGCAGGGTCGCCGTCAGGCCTTGATCTTGAAGCCGTCGGCGTACTTGGCGGGGTCCTTGCCGTCCCACACTACGCCGTCGATGAGCTTGCTGGTGCGCATCACGTCCTTGGGCACGCTGATCTTCATGGCGCTGGCCACCGACTTGTACAGCTCGACCTGGTTGACTTCCTTGGCCACCGCCAGGTAGTCGGGGTGGCTCTTGAGCAGGCCCCAGCGCTTGTGCTGGGTCAGGAACCACATGCCGTCCGACAGGTAGGGGAAGTTCACCGCACCGTCGTTGAAGAACT of the Acidovorax sp. 107 genome contains:
- the ntrB gene encoding nitrate ABC transporter permease, whose translation is MVSAVFHSPLDAAPVAAQNAMNTVATSATSTNARSQKVATSAPKAPAAPATTAATGRDWSAVSRSFWLAVLPPLCGLGLLVGLWAVVSTTTGGSIPSPKDTWLQALEVFSNPFYRNGPNDQGVGWNVLMSLQRVAIGFGMAALVGIPAGFVIGRFSFLSRMFNPLISLLRPVSPLAWLPIGLLVFKGANPAAIWTIFICSIWPMIINTAVGVQRVPQDYMNVARVLNLSEWKIATKILFPAVLPYMLTGVRLAVGTAWLVIVAAEMLTGGVGIGFWVWDEWNNLNVKNIIIAIFVIGIVGLLLEFALIKLATAFTFEEVKT